From the Dictyoglomus sp. NZ13-RE01 genome, one window contains:
- a CDS encoding phosphocarrier protein HPr — protein MKVKELTLKNKTGLHARPAAIFVQTASKFKSRITIKANGKEADAKSILKVLTLGANKGTKIIIEVEGEDEEEALKTLSELIESGLGEGNGEN, from the coding sequence ATGAAGGTAAAAGAGTTAACTTTAAAGAATAAAACGGGATTACACGCACGTCCTGCTGCTATTTTTGTCCAGACCGCCAGTAAATTTAAGAGCAGAATAACCATAAAAGCCAATGGAAAGGAAGCAGATGCAAAAAGTATTTTGAAAGTTTTAACTTTAGGTGCAAATAAGGGAACTAAAATTATAATAGAAGTTGAGGGAGAAGATGAAGAAGAAGCCTTAAAGACTCTTTCTGAACTTATAGAGTCGGGTTTAGGGGAAGGTAATGGGGAAAATTGA